Proteins encoded within one genomic window of Gloeobacter kilaueensis JS1:
- a CDS encoding AAA family ATPase has protein sequence MIPLQLSLSNFLSYRDGHLDFSGMHTACICGVNGAGKSSLLEALTWVLWGKSRAESDDDVVRRGATEARVDLSFRCEGQLFRIIRTRLLAKASSLEFQVGDGGGFRTLTRQSMRATQEAINEVLKMDYETFINSAYLRQGRADEFTIKRPAERKEVLVEILSLNRYEQLCERSKEHEKHFATRVQMLKESLQRSRLAIAERSQLEARRNAIAADLEQLRERHTEIEERLKFFNAQARAREQFQQQLVRLEQQIQQLSTALSRQHTQLERQARTVQELEVLLAQEGQIAQGCARYQQLHAEEAALSERSKSHKDLSEKRTELERRLDEARHQRELQLQAQKSRLDTLLLQRGEAQATLKDAAKIEQGLADLARAREVLNGYDQRQREFFPLNGEKDQIEKDIHRAYSDLAAQIAVREQQLRQLQQEMGRRAFHEQTYQKVSEKIEQLEKKRVYQQRVAEKGLERREFEGRLKLQQERLRKELEQLAEKTQLLAAEGESACPLCGGPLDGEHRQQLREQHQQLHAEIDDQLVLLTHQISTAEHEVRVLRGEYAELVRELEQLPSLLQQQAQLRLQLTTIEAHRTQIQQLRSEIQEIGTQLERGDYAHDLKKRHAELLQQMQLVGYDEKDHAMARAEVDRWRWAEIKASELARAQRQLAQLESEIPALEATCGTLHTELATHDYAQDLRAQLATIHQQLNALGYDFNAHQNVRKQVSEHQHWLSRHAELIKARNRYPEERSILQEAKKAWQDSSEQLASLQQQRQIQQRELADLADPSEAIVLWQLEERTSRARQEEQLSELGAAHQRLVQIAQIESQTTQQQRELEDAQRQQLLYKELSRAFGKNGIQTLIIENVLPELESETNRLLARLADSQLHVQFVTQRAAKNAKKLIDTLDILIADARGTRPYETYSGGEAYRVNFAIRLALSRLLARRSGAALQTLIIDEGFGTQDQQGRERLVQSINAVADDFACILVITHIHELKEAFQSRIEVEKSHQGSQLQVVL, from the coding sequence ATGATTCCTCTGCAGCTCAGCCTCAGCAATTTTCTTAGCTACCGCGACGGGCACCTCGACTTTTCGGGTATGCACACCGCCTGCATCTGCGGCGTCAACGGTGCAGGCAAGTCGTCTTTGTTGGAGGCGCTTACCTGGGTGCTCTGGGGCAAGTCGCGGGCCGAATCGGATGACGATGTAGTAAGGCGGGGGGCGACCGAGGCGCGGGTGGATCTGAGCTTTCGCTGCGAGGGGCAGCTTTTTCGGATCATCCGTACCCGCCTGCTGGCCAAGGCGAGCAGCCTCGAATTTCAAGTAGGCGACGGGGGCGGCTTTCGCACCCTCACCCGCCAGTCGATGCGCGCTACCCAGGAGGCGATCAACGAAGTCCTGAAGATGGACTACGAGACGTTCATCAACTCGGCCTACCTGCGCCAGGGCCGAGCCGACGAATTTACGATCAAGCGTCCCGCCGAGCGCAAGGAAGTGCTCGTCGAGATTTTGAGCCTCAACCGCTACGAGCAACTGTGCGAGCGCAGCAAAGAGCACGAAAAGCACTTTGCCACCCGCGTCCAGATGCTCAAAGAATCCCTGCAGCGCAGTCGCCTCGCCATCGCCGAGCGCTCCCAACTCGAAGCGCGCCGCAACGCCATCGCCGCCGACCTGGAGCAGTTGCGCGAGCGGCACACAGAGATCGAAGAGCGCCTGAAGTTCTTTAATGCCCAGGCCCGCGCCCGCGAGCAATTTCAGCAGCAACTGGTGCGATTGGAGCAGCAAATTCAGCAGTTGAGCACCGCCCTCAGCCGCCAGCATACCCAGCTTGAGCGTCAGGCGCGCACGGTGCAGGAACTGGAGGTGCTCCTGGCCCAGGAAGGCCAGATTGCCCAGGGCTGTGCCCGCTACCAGCAACTGCACGCCGAGGAGGCGGCGCTGAGCGAGCGCAGCAAAAGCCACAAGGACCTCAGCGAAAAGCGCACCGAACTGGAGCGCCGGCTCGACGAAGCGCGCCACCAGCGCGAACTGCAATTGCAGGCCCAAAAAAGTCGGCTCGACACACTGCTGCTGCAGCGGGGCGAGGCCCAGGCCACCTTAAAAGACGCCGCCAAGATCGAGCAGGGCCTGGCGGATCTGGCCCGCGCCCGCGAGGTGCTGAATGGCTACGACCAGCGCCAGCGCGAGTTTTTTCCGCTCAACGGCGAAAAGGACCAGATCGAAAAGGACATCCACCGCGCCTACAGCGATCTGGCCGCCCAGATCGCCGTGCGCGAGCAACAACTGCGCCAGTTGCAGCAGGAGATGGGCCGCCGCGCCTTCCACGAGCAGACCTATCAAAAAGTCAGCGAAAAGATCGAACAGCTCGAAAAAAAACGGGTCTACCAGCAGCGGGTAGCCGAAAAGGGGCTCGAGCGCCGCGAGTTCGAGGGCCGCCTCAAGCTCCAGCAGGAGCGGCTGCGCAAGGAACTCGAACAACTGGCCGAGAAGACCCAGCTCCTCGCTGCCGAGGGTGAGAGCGCCTGTCCCCTCTGCGGTGGTCCCCTCGACGGCGAGCACCGCCAGCAACTGCGCGAGCAGCACCAGCAACTGCACGCCGAGATCGACGATCAACTGGTGCTGCTGACCCACCAGATCAGCACCGCCGAGCACGAGGTGCGCGTGCTGCGGGGCGAATACGCCGAACTGGTGCGCGAACTGGAGCAGTTGCCGTCGCTGTTGCAGCAGCAGGCCCAACTGCGGCTGCAGCTCACCACGATCGAGGCCCACCGCACCCAGATCCAGCAGTTGCGCTCCGAAATTCAGGAGATCGGGACCCAGCTTGAGCGCGGCGATTACGCCCACGACCTTAAAAAGCGCCACGCCGAACTGCTGCAGCAGATGCAGCTGGTGGGCTACGACGAAAAAGATCACGCCATGGCCCGCGCCGAGGTCGATCGCTGGCGCTGGGCCGAAATCAAGGCGAGCGAGCTGGCCCGCGCCCAGCGCCAGCTTGCCCAACTGGAGAGTGAGATTCCTGCCCTTGAGGCCACCTGCGGCACCCTGCACACCGAACTTGCCACCCACGACTATGCCCAGGATCTGCGCGCCCAACTCGCCACGATCCACCAGCAACTGAACGCCCTGGGTTACGACTTCAACGCCCATCAAAATGTGCGCAAGCAGGTCTCCGAACACCAGCACTGGCTGAGCCGCCACGCTGAACTGATCAAAGCCCGCAACCGCTACCCCGAGGAGCGCTCCATTCTCCAGGAGGCCAAAAAAGCCTGGCAAGACAGCAGTGAGCAGCTCGCCTCCCTCCAGCAGCAGCGCCAGATCCAGCAGCGCGAACTGGCGGATCTGGCCGACCCGAGCGAGGCCATCGTTCTGTGGCAGCTAGAAGAACGCACCAGCCGCGCCCGCCAGGAAGAGCAACTGAGCGAACTGGGAGCGGCCCACCAGCGTCTGGTGCAGATAGCCCAGATCGAATCTCAGACAACCCAGCAGCAGCGCGAACTGGAGGATGCCCAGCGCCAGCAGCTACTGTACAAGGAACTGAGCCGCGCCTTCGGCAAAAATGGCATCCAGACTTTAATTATCGAAAACGTCCTGCCGGAGCTGGAGAGCGAAACCAATCGGCTTCTAGCTCGCCTCGCCGACAGCCAATTGCACGTGCAGTTCGTCACCCAGCGCGCCGCCAAAAACGCCAAAAAACTGATCGACACCCTCGACATTTTGATCGCCGATGCCCGTGGAACCCGCCCCTACGAAACCTACTCCGGCGGCGAAGCCTATCGGGTCAACTTTGCCATCCGTCTTGCTCTCTCGCGCCTTCTGGCCCGCCGCTCCGGAGCTGCTTTGCAGACGCTTATCATCGACGAGGGCTTCGGCACCCAGGACCAGCAGGGGCGCGAACGGCTGGTGCAATCGATCAATGCGGTTGCCGATGACTTTGCCTGTATTCTGGTGATCACCCATATCCACGAACTCAAAGAAGCCTTCCAGTCGCGCATCGAAGTCGAAAAGAGCCACCAGGGCTCCCAGCTGCAGGTCGTGCTCTAG
- a CDS encoding MerR family transcriptional regulator: MVHFDDPRDRPVYIISVAAELVGMHPQTLRQYERAGLIRPYRMPGRGEGKNGKERETRLYSERDVEQLLYIKRLTQELKVNLEGVKQITMLKDEIEQRQRELDKQRQKMQQEIHRLRSKIGQLEVQMEEES, encoded by the coding sequence ATGGTTCACTTCGATGATCCCAGAGACCGGCCCGTATATATTATTTCGGTTGCGGCGGAGCTGGTCGGAATGCACCCGCAGACCCTGCGCCAGTACGAGCGTGCGGGGCTGATTCGTCCTTACCGGATGCCGGGCCGTGGCGAGGGCAAAAACGGCAAAGAACGCGAGACGCGGCTCTACTCCGAGCGGGATGTCGAGCAACTGCTCTACATCAAGCGCCTCACCCAGGAGCTGAAGGTCAACCTCGAAGGGGTCAAGCAGATCACGATGCTCAAAGATGAGATCGAGCAGCGCCAGCGCGAACTCGACAAACAGCGCCAGAAGATGCAGCAGGAGATCCACCGCCTGCGCTCTAAAATTGGCCAACTCGAAGTGCAGATGGAGGAGGAGAGTTAG
- a CDS encoding type II toxin-antitoxin system RelE/ParE family toxin yields MGATASLDGTALSLSKPVLFTPIAVEELLEAQDWYESQLPGLGTRFRNTVDTTVASIAAQPMRYPIVFQEIVHRALLRPFPYSLFFCIEPDIVLVIACFHTRRDPKQWQQRI; encoded by the coding sequence TTGGGAGCAACTGCAAGCCTTGATGGCACAGCGCTGTCCTTGAGCAAGCCAGTTCTTTTTACACCAATCGCCGTCGAGGAATTACTCGAAGCCCAAGACTGGTACGAAAGCCAGTTGCCCGGCCTTGGTACACGGTTTCGGAACACTGTCGATACCACTGTTGCCAGCATTGCTGCACAGCCTATGCGTTATCCAATCGTGTTCCAAGAAATCGTACATCGGGCGCTACTACGGCCCTTTCCCTATAGCCTGTTCTTTTGTATCGAACCCGATATAGTGCTGGTTATCGCCTGCTTTCATACCAGACGTGACCCAAAACAGTGGCAGCAACGCATATAG
- a CDS encoding addiction module protein, producing the protein MSILSHDEITRLTPQERLALIEQLWDSLDETALPLPASQQTELASRLDTLEQDRTRAVNWEQLQALMAQRCP; encoded by the coding sequence ATGAGTATATTGAGCCACGACGAAATTACTCGCTTAACACCGCAGGAGCGCCTGGCGCTCATCGAACAGTTGTGGGACAGTCTCGATGAAACTGCACTACCTTTGCCTGCAAGCCAGCAAACCGAGTTGGCAAGCCGTTTGGACACGCTTGAGCAAGACCGCACGCGAGCTGTGAATTGGGAGCAACTGCAAGCCTTGATGGCACAGCGCTGTCCTTGA
- a CDS encoding acetyl-CoA carboxylase carboxyltransferase subunit alpha codes for MTQARTAPPTPSIDFEREIRELQERIAQIRRLAAENNVDVSDKLGELEARLAELQRDLYANLTPAEVLKVARNPKRPSTLDYIQLMCEDWIELHGDRLFGDDLALVGGLARLGDRPVVILGHQKGRDTKDNIQRNFGCPHPEGYRKALRLMDHANRFGLPIIALIDTAGAHAGVEAEQRGQGEAIARNLQQMFSYEVPILCAVIGEGGSGGAIAIGVGNRMLMLEYAVYSVIAPDSCSVILWRDKQHIEQAATALKITARDLKQLGIIDEIVSEPPGGAHSNPQAVAASLKEALLRHLNELVALDGPTLRSERYEKFRALARFQEV; via the coding sequence ATGACCCAGGCTCGGACAGCTCCACCTACGCCCAGCATCGACTTCGAGCGCGAGATTCGCGAATTGCAGGAGCGCATCGCCCAGATCCGCCGCCTCGCCGCTGAGAACAACGTCGATGTCTCAGACAAGCTCGGCGAACTGGAGGCGCGATTGGCCGAACTGCAGCGCGACCTCTACGCCAACCTCACCCCGGCAGAGGTCTTAAAAGTGGCCCGCAACCCCAAGCGGCCCAGCACCCTCGATTACATTCAACTGATGTGCGAGGACTGGATCGAACTGCACGGCGACCGGCTTTTTGGCGACGATCTGGCGCTGGTGGGCGGCCTCGCCCGCCTGGGCGACCGGCCAGTGGTCATCCTCGGCCACCAGAAGGGCCGCGACACCAAGGACAACATCCAGCGCAACTTTGGTTGCCCCCACCCGGAGGGCTACCGCAAGGCGCTGCGGCTGATGGACCACGCCAACCGCTTCGGACTACCGATTATCGCCCTCATCGACACCGCCGGTGCCCACGCCGGAGTCGAGGCTGAGCAGCGCGGCCAGGGCGAGGCGATCGCCCGCAACCTGCAGCAGATGTTCAGCTACGAAGTGCCAATTCTCTGCGCCGTCATCGGCGAGGGCGGTTCCGGCGGAGCGATCGCCATCGGCGTCGGCAACCGGATGCTGATGCTCGAATACGCCGTCTACTCCGTCATCGCCCCCGACAGTTGCTCGGTCATCCTCTGGCGCGACAAACAGCACATCGAGCAGGCTGCCACCGCCCTCAAGATCACCGCCCGCGACCTCAAACAACTGGGCATCATCGACGAGATCGTCTCCGAACCGCCCGGCGGTGCCCACAGCAACCCCCAGGCCGTCGCCGCCTCCCTCAAAGAAGCCTTACTGCGCCACCTGAACGAACTTGTTGCCCTGGACGGCCCCACCCTCCGCTCCGAGCGCTACGAAAAATTCCGCGCCCTCGCCCGCTTTCAGGAAGTATAG
- a CDS encoding glycosyltransferase family 4 protein, which produces MKILALAWEFPPRIVGGIARHVAELYPEIVRLGHEVHLITVEFGQAPGYEVVEGIFVHRVPVGPANDFFHWIVLMNEAMGNRGGKLLLEDGPFDILHAHDWLVQDAGTALKHNFRVPLVSTVHATEYGRYNGIWTDTQRYIHLKEFSLVFESWRTIVCTEYMRGELQRAFGCPWDKLDVLPNGIKAAKKERNDFDRLGFRRRFAYDHEKIVYYVGRMAHEKGVQFLIEAMPRVLWEYPDAKFVIIGGGNIDHLKRRVGEMGLWNKCYFTGFMPDDDLDRFQQVADCAVFPSLYEPFGIVALESFAAGVPVVVSDTGGLPEVVNHTRTGVVTYTGNPESLAWGILEVIRNPGYAQWLKDNAREAARSRFNWEGIARATVGVYARVAYEREHSPW; this is translated from the coding sequence ATGAAGATCCTTGCCCTGGCATGGGAATTTCCGCCGCGCATCGTCGGGGGAATTGCCCGCCACGTCGCCGAACTGTATCCCGAAATTGTCCGTCTGGGCCACGAAGTTCACCTGATCACCGTCGAATTTGGTCAGGCTCCGGGCTATGAAGTGGTCGAAGGTATTTTTGTCCATCGGGTGCCGGTCGGTCCAGCCAACGATTTCTTTCACTGGATCGTGCTGATGAACGAGGCGATGGGCAACCGGGGCGGCAAGCTGCTCCTCGAAGATGGCCCCTTCGATATTCTCCACGCCCACGACTGGCTGGTGCAGGATGCCGGGACCGCCCTCAAGCACAACTTTCGCGTACCGCTGGTCTCGACCGTCCACGCCACCGAGTACGGGCGCTACAACGGCATCTGGACCGACACCCAGCGCTATATTCACCTCAAAGAATTTTCACTGGTCTTCGAGTCGTGGCGGACGATCGTCTGCACCGAGTACATGCGGGGCGAACTGCAGCGCGCCTTCGGCTGCCCCTGGGACAAGCTCGATGTCCTTCCCAACGGCATCAAGGCGGCCAAAAAAGAGCGCAATGACTTCGACCGACTGGGGTTCCGCCGCCGCTTTGCCTACGATCACGAGAAGATCGTCTACTACGTCGGGCGGATGGCCCACGAAAAGGGCGTGCAGTTTTTGATCGAGGCGATGCCCAGAGTGCTCTGGGAGTACCCCGACGCCAAATTTGTGATTATCGGCGGCGGCAACATCGATCATCTCAAGCGGCGGGTGGGCGAGATGGGCCTCTGGAACAAGTGCTACTTCACTGGCTTTATGCCCGACGACGACCTCGACCGCTTTCAGCAGGTGGCCGACTGCGCCGTTTTCCCGAGTCTGTACGAGCCTTTTGGCATCGTCGCCCTCGAAAGCTTTGCTGCTGGGGTGCCGGTGGTCGTCTCCGACACCGGCGGCCTGCCGGAGGTGGTCAACCACACCAGGACAGGAGTGGTGACCTACACCGGCAACCCCGAGTCCCTCGCCTGGGGGATTCTGGAGGTGATTCGCAATCCTGGCTATGCCCAGTGGCTCAAAGACAACGCCCGCGAGGCGGCCAGGAGCCGCTTCAACTGGGAGGGGATCGCCCGCGCCACCGTGGGTGTCTACGCCAGGGTGGCCTACGAGCGCGAACATTCGCCCTGGTAG
- the cimA gene encoding citramalate synthase — MERIYLYDTTLRDGAQREGISFSVEDKLRVAHKLDDLGVAFIEGGWPGANPKDDLFFERLRGESFKHSAVAAFCSTRRPGLRAEADEGLKKVLAAGTEWVTTFGKCWDLHVHAGLRTSLEENLAMIEETVAFLRFSGRRVIFDCEHWFDGFAKNPDYALASLQAAARAGAEWLVLCDTNGGMLPKQIRESVGAVRAFCEAQDLAAGLGIHTHNDSETAVANALAAVELGARMVHGTINGYGERCGNANLCALLPNLQLKMGYELVSPDQLGCLTEVAHFVSEVANLAPNDHAAYVGASAFAHKGGIHVSAVQRNPQTYEHIVPESVGNRRRILVSDQAGLSNILHKLADLGFRFERHDPAVAHILQQIKQLEAEGYQFEAAEASFELLVRECLKVREPFFTLEGLYTACQTFPDQSVRSEATVRVRVGRALQHTAADGNGPVSALDAALRKALVGFYPQVASMHLVDYKVRILEGNLGTSALTRVLVESSDGTGRWTTIGVSPNIIEASCRAVIEGLEYGLSRGRR, encoded by the coding sequence GTGGAACGCATCTATCTCTACGACACCACCCTGCGCGACGGTGCGCAGCGCGAGGGGATCAGCTTCTCCGTCGAGGACAAGCTGCGCGTCGCCCATAAACTCGACGATCTGGGCGTGGCGTTTATCGAAGGCGGTTGGCCGGGGGCGAACCCCAAGGACGACCTGTTTTTTGAGCGCCTGCGGGGCGAATCTTTTAAGCACAGCGCCGTCGCCGCTTTTTGCTCGACCCGGCGGCCTGGCCTGCGGGCGGAGGCGGACGAGGGGCTGAAGAAAGTCCTTGCCGCCGGGACAGAGTGGGTGACGACTTTTGGCAAGTGCTGGGATCTGCACGTTCACGCAGGTCTGCGCACCAGCTTAGAAGAAAATCTGGCGATGATCGAAGAGACGGTCGCCTTCTTGCGTTTTTCGGGGCGGCGGGTGATCTTTGACTGCGAGCACTGGTTCGACGGCTTTGCCAAAAACCCGGACTATGCCCTGGCCAGCCTGCAGGCAGCGGCCAGAGCCGGGGCGGAGTGGCTCGTGCTCTGCGACACCAACGGCGGAATGTTGCCCAAGCAGATCCGCGAGAGCGTGGGGGCCGTCCGTGCTTTTTGTGAGGCGCAGGATCTGGCGGCGGGGCTGGGCATCCACACCCACAACGACTCGGAGACAGCAGTCGCCAACGCCCTCGCGGCTGTCGAACTGGGAGCGCGCATGGTCCACGGCACGATCAACGGCTACGGCGAGCGCTGCGGCAACGCCAACCTCTGCGCGCTGTTGCCGAATCTGCAGCTCAAGATGGGCTACGAACTGGTGAGCCCCGATCAGCTGGGTTGTCTGACGGAGGTGGCCCATTTTGTGAGCGAAGTGGCCAACCTCGCCCCCAACGACCACGCCGCCTACGTCGGAGCGAGTGCGTTTGCCCACAAGGGCGGCATCCACGTCAGCGCCGTACAGCGCAATCCCCAGACCTACGAGCACATCGTGCCTGAGAGCGTCGGCAACCGCCGCCGCATTCTCGTCTCCGATCAGGCGGGCCTCAGCAATATCCTGCACAAACTGGCGGATCTGGGCTTTCGATTTGAGCGCCACGACCCGGCGGTGGCCCATATCCTTCAGCAGATCAAGCAACTCGAAGCAGAAGGCTACCAGTTCGAGGCAGCTGAGGCGAGCTTCGAGCTGCTGGTGCGCGAGTGCCTGAAGGTGCGGGAACCGTTTTTTACCCTCGAAGGGCTCTACACCGCCTGCCAGACTTTTCCGGACCAGTCGGTGCGCTCGGAAGCGACGGTACGGGTACGGGTGGGCCGTGCCCTCCAGCACACCGCCGCCGACGGCAATGGCCCGGTTTCAGCGCTCGATGCCGCCCTGCGCAAGGCGCTGGTCGGCTTTTATCCCCAGGTGGCCTCAATGCACCTGGTCGATTACAAAGTGCGCATCCTCGAGGGCAACCTCGGCACCTCGGCGCTGACCCGCGTGCTGGTCGAATCGAGCGACGGCACCGGGCGCTGGACGACGATCGGTGTCTCGCCCAATATCATCGAGGCAAGTTGCCGGGCGGTGATCGAAGGGCTGGAGTACGGCCTCAGCCGAGGGCGGCGATAG
- a CDS encoding four-helix bundle copper-binding protein, producing MDGSQPAGSVQDQMWRCIDLCLSAHHMCLATAMHRIELGGEAADLAQVRLLLDCAELCQTHANLMSRQSEFHVRVSPLCAEACNRAATACEMLKDDPQAQACAKACRLASESCEKMTYAGSALGATA from the coding sequence ATGGACGGATCCCAGCCCGCCGGCAGTGTTCAAGACCAGATGTGGCGGTGCATCGATCTCTGCTTGAGTGCCCACCACATGTGTCTGGCTACGGCCATGCACCGCATCGAACTCGGGGGCGAGGCAGCCGATCTGGCCCAGGTGCGCCTGTTGCTGGACTGCGCCGAACTCTGCCAGACCCACGCCAACTTGATGAGCCGTCAGTCGGAGTTTCATGTCCGCGTCAGCCCGCTTTGCGCCGAAGCCTGCAACCGGGCAGCCACCGCCTGTGAGATGCTCAAGGACGACCCCCAGGCCCAGGCTTGCGCCAAGGCCTGCCGCCTGGCGAGCGAATCGTGCGAGAAGATGACCTACGCCGGTTCGGCCCTCGGTGCGACCGCCTGA
- a CDS encoding sensor histidine kinase: MWVVWLAAGVAIGLLLGVGYVQRRYRDRESAYRTLLEAVPLAFLLVDAADRLSEVNALAAKHLKDAEVGIPLVAVNGQLVELVRQARRAGKVQQARISLAHTGAQQAFIVLAVPLGRGQVGLFIEDQSSILQLIEQRDRWVGDAAHELKTPLTSIRLVAEMVLPRVDPAQQRWIERLLGEVHRLNLLVQELLEFSQWQAGHEKLNYSHDVDLVGLVNRTWDTLEPLARERQVSMHLDSPAQVVLSADSERLYRALLNLLDNAVRYSPVGESFEVHIRSERDWVNLDIIDSGPGFPVQDLGRVFERFYRADPARARQTGGTGLGLAIVRQIVEAHKGSVEARNHPETGGAWLAIRLPVRPN; encoded by the coding sequence GTGTGGGTCGTCTGGTTGGCAGCGGGCGTTGCGATCGGTTTGCTGCTGGGGGTGGGCTATGTCCAGCGCCGCTACAGGGATAGGGAGTCTGCTTACCGCACGCTCTTAGAGGCCGTACCCCTCGCCTTTTTGCTCGTCGATGCCGCTGACCGGCTCAGCGAAGTCAACGCCCTCGCCGCCAAGCACCTCAAGGACGCGGAGGTGGGCATCCCCCTTGTTGCCGTCAACGGGCAACTGGTCGAGCTGGTGCGACAGGCGCGCAGAGCCGGCAAGGTGCAGCAGGCGCGGATCTCCCTGGCCCATACGGGGGCGCAGCAGGCATTCATCGTGCTTGCCGTACCGCTGGGGCGGGGGCAGGTCGGGCTTTTTATCGAAGATCAAAGCAGCATCCTCCAGCTCATCGAGCAGCGCGACCGCTGGGTGGGCGACGCGGCCCACGAACTCAAAACGCCCCTCACCTCGATCCGGCTGGTGGCCGAGATGGTGTTGCCACGGGTCGATCCCGCCCAGCAGCGCTGGATCGAGCGGCTTTTGGGCGAAGTCCACAGGCTCAATCTACTCGTGCAGGAATTGCTCGAATTCAGCCAGTGGCAGGCGGGCCACGAAAAGCTCAACTATAGCCACGACGTCGATCTCGTCGGTCTGGTCAACCGCACCTGGGATACCCTCGAACCCCTCGCCCGCGAGCGTCAAGTGTCTATGCATCTTGACAGTCCGGCGCAGGTCGTCCTGAGTGCTGACAGCGAGCGGCTCTACCGCGCCCTGCTCAATCTGCTCGACAATGCCGTGCGCTACAGCCCGGTGGGCGAGTCCTTCGAGGTCCACATCCGCAGCGAGCGAGATTGGGTCAACCTCGACATCATCGACAGCGGCCCCGGCTTTCCGGTCCAGGATCTAGGCCGGGTCTTCGAGCGCTTTTACCGGGCCGATCCGGCCCGCGCCCGCCAGACCGGCGGTACCGGCCTGGGGCTTGCGATCGTTCGCCAGATTGTCGAGGCTCACAAGGGCAGCGTCGAAGCCCGCAACCATCCCGAGACCGGTGGTGCCTGGCTCGCTATCCGGCTACCGGTCCGGCCCAACTAA